In the genome of Lynx canadensis isolate LIC74 chromosome F1, mLynCan4.pri.v2, whole genome shotgun sequence, one region contains:
- the CREB3L4 gene encoding cyclic AMP-responsive element-binding protein 3-like protein 4 isoform X4 gives MDFRTPDLLDAWLESPEDVFSTGTFPEPGLHGPPPEAPGAKLQEQGLRGWEPSGGRGCGLRDSEPEDFLKLFIDPNEVYCSGASASSDSGHPSEDPGRPDRPPAPQAPSPPALYEVVYEAGALERTQGEAGPAVGFISLQPGQRSPQLTVPDACVVCELPCDAHDTLPGAGTVNPVPPATLLPCQTLFLTEEEKRLLGQEGVSLPAHLPLTKAEERVLKKVRRKIRNKQSAQDSRQRKKEYIDGLESRAAACSAQNQELQKKVQELERCNVSLVAQLRQLQLLAARTSDKAAQTSTCVVILLFSLALIILPSVSPFQGLREAGPEDYQPHGVVSRNILSHKDTTEGLETTVVESRPGGPLKAKGENGSTRTLLEKMGGKTGSNGHAGAVLHAEEM, from the exons ATGGATTTCCGAACCCCCGACCTGCTGGATGCGTGGCTGGAGTCCCCAGAAGATGTTTTCTCAACAGGGACCTTCCCGGAGCCGGGACTGCACGGCCCACCTCCGGAGGCCCCGGGGGCGAAGCTCCAAGAACAGGGGCTGCGAGGCTGGGAGCCCAGTGGGGGCCGTGgctgt GGCCTTCGAGACAGTGAGCCTGAAGACTTCCTGAAACTTTTCATTGACCCCAATGAAGTGTACTGCTCAGGAGCCTCTGCCAGCAGCGACAGTGGCCATCCATCTGAGGACCCTGGCCGTCCAGACAGGCCTCCCGCCCCTCAAGCACCCAGTCCCCCTGCTCTCTACGAGGTGGTCTATGAGGCAGGGGCCCTGGAGAGGACGCAGGGGGAAGCTGGGCCAGCTGTAGGGTTCATCTCTCTCCAGCCAG GTCAGCGGAGCCCACAACTGACGGTGCCTGATGCCTGCGTGGTCTGCGAGCTGCCCTGTGATGCTCACGACACCCTGCCCGGAGCAGGCACTGTAAACCCAGTGCCTCCTGCGACCCTG CTGCCCTGTCAGACCTTGTTCCTGACAGAAGAGGAGAAGCGTCtgctggggcaggaaggggtTTCCCTGCCCGCACACCTGCCCCTCACCAAG gcagaggagagggtcCTCAAGAAGGTCAGGAGGAAGATCCGGAACAAGCAGTCAGCTCAGGACAGTCGGCAGCGGAAGAAAGAGTACATCGATGGGCTAGAGAGCAG GGCCGCTGCCTGCTCTGCACAGAACCAGGAACTGCAGAAAAAAGTCCAGGAGCTGGAGAGGTGCAACGT ctccctggTAGCTCAGCTCCGCCAGCTGCAGCTGCTGGCTGCCCGGACCTCCGACAAAGCTGCCCAGACCAGCACTTGTGTCGTG ATCCTTCTTTTTTCCCTGGCTCTAATCATCCTGCCCAGTGTCAGCCCCTTTCAGGGTCTCCGGGAAGCTGGGCCTGAGGATTACCAGCCTCATGGAG TGGTTTCCAGAAATATCCTAAGTCACAAGGACACGACAGAAGGTTTGGAGACCACAGTAGTAGAGTCCAGACCGGGGGGGCCACTTAAGGCCAAGGGTGAAAATGGCTCAACAAGGACACTGCTCGAGAAGATGGGAGGGAAGACAGGCTCCAATGGGCACGCAGGAGCTGTGCTGCATGCAGAAGAGATGTGA
- the JTB gene encoding protein JTB, giving the protein MPTGAGRRSLPQGSHLCWLLCAFTLKLCQAEAPVRAEKLSVSTSNLPCWLVEEFVVAEECAPCSNFQAKTTPECGSTGYVEKITCSSSKRNELKSCRSALMEQHLFWKFEGAVVGVALVFACLVILRQRQLDRKALEKVRKQIESI; this is encoded by the exons ATGCCTACAGGCGCAGGGAGGCGTAGCCTCCCCCAGGGCAGCCACCTGTGCTGGTTGCTCTGCGCCTTCACCTTGAAGCTCTG CCAAGCCGAGGCTCCGGTGCGGGCGGAGAAGCTGTCAG TGAGCACCTCAAATTTGCCGTGCTGGCTGGTGGAAGAGTTTGTGGTGGCAGAAGAATGCGCTCCGTGCTCTAATTTCCAGGCT AAGACCACTCCTGAGTGTGGTTCCACAGGGTACGTGGAGAAGATCACATGCAGCTCATCCAAGAGAAATGAGTTGAAAAG CTGCCGCTCAGCTCTGATGGAGCAGCACTTATTCTGGAAATTTGAAGGGGCTGTCGTGGGTGTGGCCTTGGTCTTCGCTTGCCTTGTCATCCTTCGTCAGCGACAGCTGGACAGAAAAGCTCTGGAAAAGGTCCGGAAGCAAATCGAGTCCATATAG
- the CREB3L4 gene encoding cyclic AMP-responsive element-binding protein 3-like protein 4 isoform X1, whose translation MRDPGGKKRGGGPPGGRRRAGPLGTGTFPEPGLHGPPPEAPGAKLQEQGLRGWEPSGGRGCGLRDSEPEDFLKLFIDPNEVYCSGASASSDSGHPSEDPGRPDRPPAPQAPSPPALYEVVYEAGALERTQGEAGPAVGFISLQPGQRSPQLTVPDACVVCELPCDAHDTLPGAGTVNPVPPATLKARREQPCVMGKTGPSPTVRSPSPVLHQLPCQTLFLTEEEKRLLGQEGVSLPAHLPLTKAEERVLKKVRRKIRNKQSAQDSRQRKKEYIDGLESRAAACSAQNQELQKKVQELERCNVSLVAQLRQLQLLAARTSDKAAQTSTCVVILLFSLALIILPSVSPFQGLREAGPEDYQPHGVVSRNILSHKDTTEGLETTVVESRPGGPLKAKGENGSTRTLLEKMGGKTGSNGHAGAVLHAEEM comes from the exons ATGCGAGATCCTGGAGGAAAGAAGCGCGGTGGTGGCCCTCCGGGCGGCCGGCGGCGGGCTGGGCCTCTGGGAACAG GGACCTTCCCGGAGCCGGGACTGCACGGCCCACCTCCGGAGGCCCCGGGGGCGAAGCTCCAAGAACAGGGGCTGCGAGGCTGGGAGCCCAGTGGGGGCCGTGgctgt GGCCTTCGAGACAGTGAGCCTGAAGACTTCCTGAAACTTTTCATTGACCCCAATGAAGTGTACTGCTCAGGAGCCTCTGCCAGCAGCGACAGTGGCCATCCATCTGAGGACCCTGGCCGTCCAGACAGGCCTCCCGCCCCTCAAGCACCCAGTCCCCCTGCTCTCTACGAGGTGGTCTATGAGGCAGGGGCCCTGGAGAGGACGCAGGGGGAAGCTGGGCCAGCTGTAGGGTTCATCTCTCTCCAGCCAG GTCAGCGGAGCCCACAACTGACGGTGCCTGATGCCTGCGTGGTCTGCGAGCTGCCCTGTGATGCTCACGACACCCTGCCCGGAGCAGGCACTGTAAACCCAGTGCCTCCTGCGACCCTG AAGGCACGCAGGGAGCAGCCTTGTGTGATGGGAAAGACAGGACCCTCCCCCACTGTCCGCTCACCCTCTCCTGTTCTCCACCAGCTGCCCTGTCAGACCTTGTTCCTGACAGAAGAGGAGAAGCGTCtgctggggcaggaaggggtTTCCCTGCCCGCACACCTGCCCCTCACCAAG gcagaggagagggtcCTCAAGAAGGTCAGGAGGAAGATCCGGAACAAGCAGTCAGCTCAGGACAGTCGGCAGCGGAAGAAAGAGTACATCGATGGGCTAGAGAGCAG GGCCGCTGCCTGCTCTGCACAGAACCAGGAACTGCAGAAAAAAGTCCAGGAGCTGGAGAGGTGCAACGT ctccctggTAGCTCAGCTCCGCCAGCTGCAGCTGCTGGCTGCCCGGACCTCCGACAAAGCTGCCCAGACCAGCACTTGTGTCGTG ATCCTTCTTTTTTCCCTGGCTCTAATCATCCTGCCCAGTGTCAGCCCCTTTCAGGGTCTCCGGGAAGCTGGGCCTGAGGATTACCAGCCTCATGGAG TGGTTTCCAGAAATATCCTAAGTCACAAGGACACGACAGAAGGTTTGGAGACCACAGTAGTAGAGTCCAGACCGGGGGGGCCACTTAAGGCCAAGGGTGAAAATGGCTCAACAAGGACACTGCTCGAGAAGATGGGAGGGAAGACAGGCTCCAATGGGCACGCAGGAGCTGTGCTGCATGCAGAAGAGATGTGA
- the CREB3L4 gene encoding cyclic AMP-responsive element-binding protein 3-like protein 4 isoform X2: protein MDFRTPDLLDAWLESPEDVFSTGTFPEPGLHGPPPEAPGAKLQEQGLRGWEPSGGRGCGLRDSEPEDFLKLFIDPNEVYCSGASASSDSGHPSEDPGRPDRPPAPQAPSPPALYEVVYEAGALERTQGEAGPAVGFISLQPGQRSPQLTVPDACVVCELPCDAHDTLPGAGTVNPVPPATLKARREQPCVMGKTGPSPTVRSPSPVLHQLPCQTLFLTEEEKRLLGQEGVSLPAHLPLTKAEERVLKKVRRKIRNKQSAQDSRQRKKEYIDGLESRAAACSAQNQELQKKVQELERCNVSLVAQLRQLQLLAARTSDKAAQTSTCVVILLFSLALIILPSVSPFQGLREAGPEDYQPHGVVSRNILSHKDTTEGLETTVVESRPGGPLKAKGENGSTRTLLEKMGGKTGSNGHAGAVLHAEEM, encoded by the exons ATGGATTTCCGAACCCCCGACCTGCTGGATGCGTGGCTGGAGTCCCCAGAAGATGTTTTCTCAACAGGGACCTTCCCGGAGCCGGGACTGCACGGCCCACCTCCGGAGGCCCCGGGGGCGAAGCTCCAAGAACAGGGGCTGCGAGGCTGGGAGCCCAGTGGGGGCCGTGgctgt GGCCTTCGAGACAGTGAGCCTGAAGACTTCCTGAAACTTTTCATTGACCCCAATGAAGTGTACTGCTCAGGAGCCTCTGCCAGCAGCGACAGTGGCCATCCATCTGAGGACCCTGGCCGTCCAGACAGGCCTCCCGCCCCTCAAGCACCCAGTCCCCCTGCTCTCTACGAGGTGGTCTATGAGGCAGGGGCCCTGGAGAGGACGCAGGGGGAAGCTGGGCCAGCTGTAGGGTTCATCTCTCTCCAGCCAG GTCAGCGGAGCCCACAACTGACGGTGCCTGATGCCTGCGTGGTCTGCGAGCTGCCCTGTGATGCTCACGACACCCTGCCCGGAGCAGGCACTGTAAACCCAGTGCCTCCTGCGACCCTG AAGGCACGCAGGGAGCAGCCTTGTGTGATGGGAAAGACAGGACCCTCCCCCACTGTCCGCTCACCCTCTCCTGTTCTCCACCAGCTGCCCTGTCAGACCTTGTTCCTGACAGAAGAGGAGAAGCGTCtgctggggcaggaaggggtTTCCCTGCCCGCACACCTGCCCCTCACCAAG gcagaggagagggtcCTCAAGAAGGTCAGGAGGAAGATCCGGAACAAGCAGTCAGCTCAGGACAGTCGGCAGCGGAAGAAAGAGTACATCGATGGGCTAGAGAGCAG GGCCGCTGCCTGCTCTGCACAGAACCAGGAACTGCAGAAAAAAGTCCAGGAGCTGGAGAGGTGCAACGT ctccctggTAGCTCAGCTCCGCCAGCTGCAGCTGCTGGCTGCCCGGACCTCCGACAAAGCTGCCCAGACCAGCACTTGTGTCGTG ATCCTTCTTTTTTCCCTGGCTCTAATCATCCTGCCCAGTGTCAGCCCCTTTCAGGGTCTCCGGGAAGCTGGGCCTGAGGATTACCAGCCTCATGGAG TGGTTTCCAGAAATATCCTAAGTCACAAGGACACGACAGAAGGTTTGGAGACCACAGTAGTAGAGTCCAGACCGGGGGGGCCACTTAAGGCCAAGGGTGAAAATGGCTCAACAAGGACACTGCTCGAGAAGATGGGAGGGAAGACAGGCTCCAATGGGCACGCAGGAGCTGTGCTGCATGCAGAAGAGATGTGA
- the CREB3L4 gene encoding cyclic AMP-responsive element-binding protein 3-like protein 4 isoform X3, whose translation MRDPGGKKRGGGPPGGRRRAGPLGTGTFPEPGLHGPPPEAPGAKLQEQGLRGWEPSGGRGCGLRDSEPEDFLKLFIDPNEVYCSGASASSDSGHPSEDPGRPDRPPAPQAPSPPALYEVVYEAGALERTQGEAGPAVGFISLQPGQRSPQLTVPDACVVCELPCDAHDTLPGAGTVNPVPPATLLPCQTLFLTEEEKRLLGQEGVSLPAHLPLTKAEERVLKKVRRKIRNKQSAQDSRQRKKEYIDGLESRAAACSAQNQELQKKVQELERCNVSLVAQLRQLQLLAARTSDKAAQTSTCVVILLFSLALIILPSVSPFQGLREAGPEDYQPHGVVSRNILSHKDTTEGLETTVVESRPGGPLKAKGENGSTRTLLEKMGGKTGSNGHAGAVLHAEEM comes from the exons ATGCGAGATCCTGGAGGAAAGAAGCGCGGTGGTGGCCCTCCGGGCGGCCGGCGGCGGGCTGGGCCTCTGGGAACAG GGACCTTCCCGGAGCCGGGACTGCACGGCCCACCTCCGGAGGCCCCGGGGGCGAAGCTCCAAGAACAGGGGCTGCGAGGCTGGGAGCCCAGTGGGGGCCGTGgctgt GGCCTTCGAGACAGTGAGCCTGAAGACTTCCTGAAACTTTTCATTGACCCCAATGAAGTGTACTGCTCAGGAGCCTCTGCCAGCAGCGACAGTGGCCATCCATCTGAGGACCCTGGCCGTCCAGACAGGCCTCCCGCCCCTCAAGCACCCAGTCCCCCTGCTCTCTACGAGGTGGTCTATGAGGCAGGGGCCCTGGAGAGGACGCAGGGGGAAGCTGGGCCAGCTGTAGGGTTCATCTCTCTCCAGCCAG GTCAGCGGAGCCCACAACTGACGGTGCCTGATGCCTGCGTGGTCTGCGAGCTGCCCTGTGATGCTCACGACACCCTGCCCGGAGCAGGCACTGTAAACCCAGTGCCTCCTGCGACCCTG CTGCCCTGTCAGACCTTGTTCCTGACAGAAGAGGAGAAGCGTCtgctggggcaggaaggggtTTCCCTGCCCGCACACCTGCCCCTCACCAAG gcagaggagagggtcCTCAAGAAGGTCAGGAGGAAGATCCGGAACAAGCAGTCAGCTCAGGACAGTCGGCAGCGGAAGAAAGAGTACATCGATGGGCTAGAGAGCAG GGCCGCTGCCTGCTCTGCACAGAACCAGGAACTGCAGAAAAAAGTCCAGGAGCTGGAGAGGTGCAACGT ctccctggTAGCTCAGCTCCGCCAGCTGCAGCTGCTGGCTGCCCGGACCTCCGACAAAGCTGCCCAGACCAGCACTTGTGTCGTG ATCCTTCTTTTTTCCCTGGCTCTAATCATCCTGCCCAGTGTCAGCCCCTTTCAGGGTCTCCGGGAAGCTGGGCCTGAGGATTACCAGCCTCATGGAG TGGTTTCCAGAAATATCCTAAGTCACAAGGACACGACAGAAGGTTTGGAGACCACAGTAGTAGAGTCCAGACCGGGGGGGCCACTTAAGGCCAAGGGTGAAAATGGCTCAACAAGGACACTGCTCGAGAAGATGGGAGGGAAGACAGGCTCCAATGGGCACGCAGGAGCTGTGCTGCATGCAGAAGAGATGTGA
- the SLC39A1 gene encoding zinc transporter ZIP1 produces the protein MGPWGEPELLVWRPEALASQPPGPVGLEVKMGALVLLLVLTLLCSLVPICVLRRPGAGPEASASRQKALSLVSCFAGGVFLATCLLDLLPDYLAAIDEALAALHVTLQFPLQEFILAMGFFLVLVMEQITLAYKEQSGPPPREETRALLGTNGGPQHWHDGPGLPQAGGAPAAPSALRACVLVFSLALHSVFEGLAVGLQRDRARAMELCLALLLHKGVLAVSLSLRLLQSRLRAQVVAGCGILFACMTPLGVGLGAALAESAGPLHQLAQSVLEGMAAGTFLYITFLEILPQELATSEQRILKVILLLAGFALLTGLLFIQV, from the exons ATGGGGCCCTGGGGAGAGCCGGAGCTCCTGGTGTGGCGTCCGGAGGCGCTGGCCTCGCAGCCCCCAGGACCCGTGGGGCTGGAGGTGAAAATGGGGGCCCtagtgctgctgctggtgctcaCGCTTCTCTGCAGCCTGGTGCCCATCTGCGTGCTGCGCCGTCCGGGGGCTGGCCCCGAAGCCTCAG CCTCCCGCCAAAAAGCCTTGAGCCTCGTAAGCTGCTTCGCAGGAGGTGTCTTTCTGGCCACCTGTCTCCTGGACCTCCTGCCTGACTACCTGGCTGCCATAGATGAGGCCCTGGCGGCCCTGCACGTGACG CTCCAGTTCCCCCTACAGGAGTTCATCCTGGCGATGGGCTTCTTCCTGGTCCTGGTGATGGAGCAGATCACGCTGGCTTACAAGGAGCAGTCAGGGCCGCCGCCTCGGGAGGAGACGAGGGCCCTGCTGGGAACAAATGGTGGGCCGCAGCACTGGCACGACGGGCCAGGGCTCCCACAAGCGGGTGGAGCCCCAGCGGCCCCCTCGGCCCTGCGAGCCTGTGTCCTGGTCTTTTCCCTGGCCCTGCACTCCGTGTTCGAGGGGCTGGCGGTGGGGCTGCAGCGAGACCGGGCGCGGGCCATGGAGCTGTGCCTGGCTCTGCTGCTCCACAAGGGCGTCCTGGCCGTGAGCTTGTCCCTGCGGCTGCTGCAGAGCCGTTTGCGGGCGCAGGTGGTGGCTGGCTGTGGGATCCTCTTTGCATGCATGACACCTCTGGGCGTTGGGCTGGGTGCAGCCCTGGCAGAGTCGGCTGGGCCGCTGCACCAGCTGGCCCAGTCTGTGCTGGAGGGCATGGCAGCTGGCACCTTTCTCTATATCACCTTCCTGGAAATTCTGCCCCAGGAGCTGGCCACTTCTGAACAGAGGATCCTCAAGGTCATTCTGCTCCTCGCGGGCTTCGCCCTGCTAACTGGCCTGCTCTTCATCCAAGTCTAG